A stretch of the Perca fluviatilis chromosome 17, GENO_Pfluv_1.0, whole genome shotgun sequence genome encodes the following:
- the fbxw5 gene encoding F-box/WD repeat-containing protein 5, with protein sequence MECGPVLPDSLVLEIFLRLPHDAVLRVGLTCRQWLAVSRDEFLWRELFYSYYRIPRSVPRHPAAVSWYREFRRLFDCIPCVEVQTLREHTDQVLHLAFSHRGHRFSSCSKDCTVKLWDTERPDGNISLVHSSSMRQFNWGYTQFSQFNADDTLLLVSGVYLGPHHSSSGEIAVISLENYTLLSRVRNKPYDVFGCWLNETHLISGNLHWIGNMTSCSVLWLNKAFQDVESENVNVVKRLFKIQNVNASTIRTVMVAHCRRHDNPDLLLDYEAQSQARRQKGQQQQQHQPLLFDLGTSGSDEEDEEEEGSEESQREAMLGTCRLPQPTISGLEHVIYSGKVGHTELAIETHVAKMMGRAHTKAPDLIEPSEPGEGEDKTYLLFTTGSLTYSPHQIGIKLIKPDQMTTCGPVLGEERSSVEFFDSLDHVIDIHGHIIGMGLSPDHRYLYVNSRAWPAGCVISDPMSPPPIAEEIDLHVIDLKSLREERRSLRAHRAFTPNDECFFIFLDVSRDFVASGAEDKHGYIWDRHYNICLARLAHDDVVNSVAFSPADQELLLSASDDSTIKVWRSPRMVRLAQAPSRPLRPRSLLPSWLGRNKNSTSASSVNGKP encoded by the exons ATGGAGTGTGGCCCAGTTCTGCCGGACAGCCTGGTGTTGGAGATCTTCCTGCGTCTGCCCCACGATGCCGTGCTGAGAGTTGGTCTGACCTGCAGACAGTGGCTGGCTGTCTCCAGAGATGAGTTCCTTTGGAGGGAGCTGTTCTACAGCTACTACCGCATACCACGCTCTGTACCCCGACACCCAG CGGCTGTGTCGTGGTACAGGGAGTTCCGACGTCTGTTTGACTGTATCCCCTGTGTGGAGGTTCAGACGCTGAGAGAACACACTGACCAAGTCCTCCACCTGGCTTTCTCTCACAGGGGTCACCGCTTCTCCTCCTGCTCCAAAGACTGCACCGTTAAG CTATGGGACACAGAGCGGCCAGATGGTAATATATCATTGGTGCACAGCTCCAGCATGCGGCAATTTAACTGGGGCTACACCCAGTTCTCCCAGTTCAACGCTGACGACACCCTGCTGCTCGTGTCCGGTGTCTACCTGGGCCCACACCACTCCTCGTCTGGGGAAATCGCTGTCATCAGTCTGG AAAATTACACGCTGTTGTCGCGTGTGAGGAACAAGCCGTACGATGTGTTTGGCTGCTGGCTGAATGAGACCCACCTGATCTCTGGGAACCTGCACTGGATAGGCAACATGACGTCCTGCTCTGTGCTTTGGCTCAATAAAGCCTTCCAG GATGTTGAATCAGAGAATGTCAACGTAGTCAAGCGCCTTTTCAAAATCCAGAACGTCAATGCCAGCACCATTCGCACAGTGATGGTGGCCCACTGCCGTCGTCATGACAACCCAGACTTGCTGCTGGACTACGAGGCTCAGTCCCAGGCTCGAAGGCAGAaagggcagcagcagcagcagcaccagccCCTCCTCTTCGACCTGGGAACCTCGGGCAGTGACGAagaagatgaggaagaggaggggagcGAGGAGAGCCAGAGGGAAGCAATGCTCGGCACTTGCCGCCTTCCTCAGCCCACCATCTCAGGCCTGGAGCACGTTATATATTCAGGTAAAGTAGGGCACACAGAGTTGGCGATAGAGACTCATGTGGCTAAGATGATGGGCAGAGCCCACACAAAGGCCCCTGACCTAATTGAGCCTTCTGAGCCCGGGGAGGGAGAGGACAAAACTTACTTACTTTTCACAACCGGCAGCCTTACATACTCTCCTCACCAGATAG GTATAAAGCTAATCAAGCCCGACCAGATGACCACTTGTGGTCCAGTGCTCGGGGAAGAGCGGAGTTCAGTTGAGTTTTTTGATTCCCTGGACCATGTTATTGATATCCATGGACACATCATTGGTATGGGCCTTTCTCCAGACCACAG GTACCTTTATGTGAATAGCCGGGCTTGGCCAGCCGGGTGTGTAATCTCTGACCCCATGTCTCCTCCTCCCATTGCCGAGGAGATCGACCTGCACGTCATCGATCTGAAGAGTttgagggaggagagaaggagccTGCGTGCACACCGAGCCTTCACGCCTAACGATGAGTGCTTCTTCATCTTCCTCGACGTCAGCAGAGACTTTGTTGCCAG TGGAGCAGAGGACAAGCACGGCTACATCTGGGACCGTCACTACAACATCTGTCTGGCACGTCTGGCACATGACGACGTGGTGAACTCAGTGGCGTTCAGCCCCGCTGACCAGGAGCTGCTGCTGTCTGCAAGCGATGACTCTACCATTAAAGTGTGGCGCTCACCGCGCATGGTTCGCCTGGCGCAGGCCCCCTCCCGGCCGCTGAGGCCCCGCAGCCTCCTGCCGTCCTGGCTGGGACGCAACAAGAACTCAACGTCTGCCAGCAGTGTGAATGGAAAACCATGA
- the LOC120545014 gene encoding PR domain zinc finger protein 12-like isoform X1 has protein sequence MGSVLPTDALALKSGFKCPSRSLSDVITSDILHSFLYGRWRNVLGEHLAEERQSGSSPKTAFTAEVLAQSFAGEVQKLSSLVLPSEVIIAQSSVPGEGLGIFSKTWIKAGTEMGPFTGRVLSPEHVDLLKNNNLMWEVFNEDGTVRYFIDASQEDQRSWMTYIKCARNEQEQNLEVVQIGSSIFYKAVETIPPDQELLVWYGNTHNTFLGIPGVPGIDEEHLKKSRNETKHAATHQQPPFETNLISSPSSLFRLPDDPHSCDGPSSCSPPASTTTAGRMRCVICHRGFNSRSNLRSHMRIHTLDKPFVCRFCNRRFSQSSTLRNHVRLHTGERPYKCHVCQSAYSQLAGLRAHQKSARHKPVAHAADVSSKVSSPPPQMAAMPHQHQRPLVHHIPTMVL, from the exons ATGGGCTCCGTGCTACCCACCGACGCTTTGGCTCTCAAGTCTGGATTTAAGTGTCCGAGCCGCTCGCTGTCAGACGTGATCACCTCGGACATCCTGCACAGCTTCCTGTACGGCAGGTGGAGGAACGTGCTGGGCGAACACCTGGCGGAGGAGCGCCAGAGCGGCAGCAGCCCCAAGACCGCCTTCACCGCCGAGGTGCTGGCTCAGTCCTTCGCCGGAG AGGTGCAGAAGCTGTCCAGCCTGGTGCTGCCCAGCGAAGTGATCATCGCTCAGAGCTCGGTCCCTGGAGAAGGACTGGGCATCTTCTCAAAGACCTGGATCAAAGCAGGAACCGAGATGGGCCCTTTCACAGGCAGAgtcctgtcccctgaacacgtGGACCTGCTCAAGAATAACAACCTCATGTGGGAG GTGTTCAATGAAGACGGCACGGTGCGCTACTTCATCGATGCCAGCCAGGAGGACCAACGCAGCTGGATGACTTACATAAAGTGCGCCCGGAACGAGCAGGAGCAAAACCTGGAGGTGGTGCAGATCGGCAGCAGCATCTTCTACAAGGCGGTGGAG ACCATCCCACCAGACCAGGAGCTTCTTGTCTGGTATGGAAACACCCACAACACATTCCTGGGAATCCCTGGAGTTCCGGGAATAGATGAAGAACAcctgaagaaaagcaggaatG aaacaaAACATGCAGCTACACATCAGCAGCCCCCATTTGAGACCAACTTAATCTCATCTCCCTCCTCTTTGTTTCGTCTCCCAGATGACCCCCACTCCTGTGACGGCCCTTCCTCTTGCTCCCCACCCGCCTCCACCACCACAGCCGGTCGGATGCGCTGCGTCATCTGCCACCGCGGCTTCAACTCCCGCAGCAACCTGCGCTCCCACATGCGCATCCACACTCTGGACAAGCCCTTCGTCTGCCGCTTCTGCAACCGCCGTTTCAGCCAGTCGTCCACGCTCCGAAACCACGTGCGCCTGCACACCGGCGAGCGGCCCTACAAGTGTCACGTCTGTCAGAGCGCCTACTCCCAGCTGGCGGGCCTGAGGGCGCACCAGAAGAGCGCGCGGCACAAACCGGTGGCGCACGCCGCCGACGTGTCATCCAAAGTGTCCTCTCCTCCCCCACAGATGGCGGCCATGCCCCACCAGCACCAGAGGCCCCTGGTGCACCACATCCCCACCATGGTGCTATGA
- the LOC120545014 gene encoding PR domain zinc finger protein 12-like isoform X2, with translation MGSVLPTDALALKSGFKCPSRSLSDVITSDILHSFLYGRWRNVLGEHLAEERQSGSSPKTAFTAEVLAQSFAGEVQKLSSLVLPSEVIIAQSSVPGEGLGIFSKTWIKAGTEMGPFTGRVLSPEHVDLLKNNNLMWEVFNEDGTVRYFIDASQEDQRSWMTYIKCARNEQEQNLEVVQIGSSIFYKAVETIPPDQELLVWYGNTHNTFLGIPGVPGIDEEHLKKSRNDDPHSCDGPSSCSPPASTTTAGRMRCVICHRGFNSRSNLRSHMRIHTLDKPFVCRFCNRRFSQSSTLRNHVRLHTGERPYKCHVCQSAYSQLAGLRAHQKSARHKPVAHAADVSSKVSSPPPQMAAMPHQHQRPLVHHIPTMVL, from the exons ATGGGCTCCGTGCTACCCACCGACGCTTTGGCTCTCAAGTCTGGATTTAAGTGTCCGAGCCGCTCGCTGTCAGACGTGATCACCTCGGACATCCTGCACAGCTTCCTGTACGGCAGGTGGAGGAACGTGCTGGGCGAACACCTGGCGGAGGAGCGCCAGAGCGGCAGCAGCCCCAAGACCGCCTTCACCGCCGAGGTGCTGGCTCAGTCCTTCGCCGGAG AGGTGCAGAAGCTGTCCAGCCTGGTGCTGCCCAGCGAAGTGATCATCGCTCAGAGCTCGGTCCCTGGAGAAGGACTGGGCATCTTCTCAAAGACCTGGATCAAAGCAGGAACCGAGATGGGCCCTTTCACAGGCAGAgtcctgtcccctgaacacgtGGACCTGCTCAAGAATAACAACCTCATGTGGGAG GTGTTCAATGAAGACGGCACGGTGCGCTACTTCATCGATGCCAGCCAGGAGGACCAACGCAGCTGGATGACTTACATAAAGTGCGCCCGGAACGAGCAGGAGCAAAACCTGGAGGTGGTGCAGATCGGCAGCAGCATCTTCTACAAGGCGGTGGAG ACCATCCCACCAGACCAGGAGCTTCTTGTCTGGTATGGAAACACCCACAACACATTCCTGGGAATCCCTGGAGTTCCGGGAATAGATGAAGAACAcctgaagaaaagcaggaatG ATGACCCCCACTCCTGTGACGGCCCTTCCTCTTGCTCCCCACCCGCCTCCACCACCACAGCCGGTCGGATGCGCTGCGTCATCTGCCACCGCGGCTTCAACTCCCGCAGCAACCTGCGCTCCCACATGCGCATCCACACTCTGGACAAGCCCTTCGTCTGCCGCTTCTGCAACCGCCGTTTCAGCCAGTCGTCCACGCTCCGAAACCACGTGCGCCTGCACACCGGCGAGCGGCCCTACAAGTGTCACGTCTGTCAGAGCGCCTACTCCCAGCTGGCGGGCCTGAGGGCGCACCAGAAGAGCGCGCGGCACAAACCGGTGGCGCACGCCGCCGACGTGTCATCCAAAGTGTCCTCTCCTCCCCCACAGATGGCGGCCATGCCCCACCAGCACCAGAGGCCCCTGGTGCACCACATCCCCACCATGGTGCTATGA